A DNA window from Streptomyces sp. B21-083 contains the following coding sequences:
- a CDS encoding SAV_6107 family HEPN domain-containing protein, with protein MASSNAAAARRRRAPGPAPSLNGPAGDVHPVLRRATAPPAALDLLAQARAGLDEASVLETANERYATAHLAALRTAAAVLAARGRPEPTPRRRARIRSAWEVLPEIAPELTEWSALFASGARRRARAEAGIQGAAGSRDADDLIRDVAMFLRLVERMLVLQPVLPQPRQDPDTPPDPLQESDRGVPDAG; from the coding sequence ATGGCCAGTTCGAACGCAGCCGCCGCCCGTCGGCGCCGCGCCCCCGGCCCTGCCCCCTCACTGAACGGCCCTGCGGGCGACGTGCACCCCGTGCTCCGCCGGGCCACAGCGCCGCCCGCCGCCCTCGACCTGCTCGCCCAGGCCCGCGCCGGACTCGACGAGGCGTCGGTCCTGGAGACCGCGAACGAGCGGTATGCCACCGCGCACCTCGCCGCCCTGCGCACCGCCGCGGCGGTGCTCGCCGCCCGGGGCCGCCCCGAGCCCACCCCCAGGCGCCGGGCCCGTATCCGCAGCGCCTGGGAGGTGCTCCCCGAGATAGCGCCCGAACTCACCGAGTGGAGCGCGCTGTTCGCCTCCGGCGCCCGCCGACGCGCCCGCGCCGAGGCCGGCATCCAGGGCGCGGCCGGCAGCCGCGACGCCGACGACCTCATACGTGACGTGGCGATGTTCCTGCGTCTCGTCGAGAGGATGCTCGTCCTCCAGCCGGTGCTTCCCCAACCGCGCCAGGACCCGGACACGCCTCCGGACCCGCTCCAGGAGAGCGACCGGGGTGTCCCGGACGCGGGCTGA
- a CDS encoding DUF4126 domain-containing protein, with amino-acid sequence MSVLPLVFTSGWASGINAYAVVLLLGVFGATGLSDEVPESLQRPEVLVVAGVLFLCEAVADKIPYVDSAWDAVHTVIRPVSGAVVGALLAGQSGSLPDLAAGAIGGSTALASHVVKAGTRMAVNTSPEPFSNVLLSLAEDLGVGGIVTFAMFHPQAAAITAGTLLLAGLVVLYFLVSRIRRFLRRRAQRREEKRLAGRTGWPPG; translated from the coding sequence GTGTCCGTACTCCCTTTGGTCTTCACCAGCGGCTGGGCCAGCGGCATCAACGCCTACGCGGTGGTGCTGCTCCTCGGCGTCTTCGGCGCGACCGGGCTGAGCGACGAGGTGCCCGAGTCGTTGCAGCGCCCCGAGGTGCTCGTCGTGGCGGGCGTGCTGTTCCTGTGCGAGGCGGTCGCCGACAAGATCCCGTACGTGGACTCGGCGTGGGACGCGGTGCACACGGTGATCCGGCCGGTCTCCGGGGCCGTCGTCGGGGCGCTGCTGGCCGGGCAGAGCGGTTCGCTGCCCGACCTCGCGGCAGGCGCGATCGGCGGTTCGACGGCGCTGGCCAGCCATGTGGTCAAGGCCGGGACGCGGATGGCGGTCAACACCTCGCCGGAGCCCTTCAGCAACGTGCTCCTGAGCCTCGCCGAGGATCTCGGGGTCGGCGGCATCGTGACGTTCGCGATGTTCCACCCACAGGCGGCGGCGATCACCGCGGGCACGCTGCTGCTCGCCGGCCTGGTCGTGCTGTACTTCCTGGTCTCCCGGATCAGACGGTTCCTGCGGCGCCGGGCCCAACGGCGCGAGGAGAAACGGCTCGCGGGGCGGACAGGGTGGCCGCCGGGCTGA
- a CDS encoding TetR/AcrR family transcriptional regulator, with translation MERSSTPSGGSPRREATRQKLYEAAVTLIAEQGFSATTVDEIAERAGVAKGTVYYNFASKSVLFEELLRHGVELLAASLREAAERTDREGGTKVDALDAMIRAGLVFISRYPAFTQLYVAELWRTNRTWQSTLMVVRQQAVAVIEDVLREAVTGGELSDEIDIPLTAAALVGMVLVAALDWQSFQPERSLDDVHSALSRLLQGRVGGNR, from the coding sequence ATGGAACGCAGCAGCACCCCGTCGGGCGGCAGTCCCCGCCGCGAGGCCACCCGGCAGAAGCTCTACGAGGCCGCCGTCACCCTCATCGCGGAACAGGGCTTCTCCGCCACCACGGTGGACGAGATCGCCGAGCGGGCCGGAGTCGCCAAGGGCACGGTCTACTACAACTTCGCGAGCAAGTCGGTCCTCTTCGAGGAGTTGCTGCGGCACGGTGTGGAACTCCTCGCCGCCTCCCTTCGGGAGGCGGCCGAGCGGACCGACCGGGAAGGCGGTACCAAGGTCGACGCCCTGGACGCGATGATCCGGGCCGGGCTCGTCTTCATCAGCCGCTACCCGGCCTTCACCCAGCTCTACGTGGCCGAACTGTGGCGCACCAACCGGACCTGGCAGTCCACCCTGATGGTGGTCAGACAGCAGGCGGTGGCGGTCATCGAGGACGTCCTGCGCGAGGCGGTGACGGGCGGCGAACTCAGCGACGAGATCGACATCCCGCTGACCGCGGCGGCCCTGGTCGGCATGGTCCTGGTCGCCGCCCTGGACTGGCAGTCCTTCCAGCCCGAACGTTCCCTGGACGACGTCCACTCGGCCCTGTCCCGGCTGCTCCAGGGGCGGGTCGGCGGTAACCGCTAG
- a CDS encoding transglutaminase TgpA family protein yields MSGRARLALCAWVATMLTACALLPLVEDVSWLLQVSILLGIQTIVGAGARRLPLAWPLTVAAQLLVTLVLLTVVFAREQAFFGLIPGPETFQQFGTLLQNGADDIGRYAIPAPLSDGIRLMVVGGALLIGLAVDTLAVTFRSAAPAGLPLLALYSVAAGLSDGGGTWVWFLLAAAGYLMLLLAEGRDRLSQWGRVFGGAPRAPGDLPTGSALAPVRTGRRIGAVALGVALVVPLALPSLDGGLLSAAGGGVGSGSGGGGTISAVNPLVSLRDSLNVDEDRQVMSVRNSTDDAQDLYLRIVSLDSFDGTAWKPSQRHIQDVPNKFPTPLGLRADVRRTEITTSISAADWYAQDWLPMPYPATGVKIDGSWRFEPVGRTLVGDHGQNTRGARYTVTSLDVQPTARQLAEAPEPDPALVREFTQVPESLPAIVSRTAREVTAGSANAYEQAVKLQDYFSVSGGFRYDTQVQVGSGSNAIARFLRDKEGFCVHFSFAMASMARTLGIPARVAVGFAPGTPQPDGTVSVGLRDAHAWPELYFEGVGWTRFEPTPTRGSVPDYTQSQAPNSDIPNPDVPSQNASVAPSDSASAGQTCTAAQRRLDGGCASESAQAAIGQNGDSGWWSPALGWTLAALAVLALVLLPMLWRLRIRAVRLGAHGRGDADATVHALSAWQELTDTAWDFGISPEESQTPRKAAARIVRLGLLDPTAADAVHRVADAVEQVLYAPSPRPTAGLAEDVRRVTEALRATVGRGTKLRAMFAPRSTVRVVWALSARWTAFSERALAARPALRKPWGQQT; encoded by the coding sequence ATGAGCGGGCGCGCACGACTGGCGCTGTGCGCCTGGGTGGCGACGATGCTGACGGCGTGCGCTCTGCTGCCGCTGGTCGAGGACGTGAGCTGGCTGCTCCAGGTGTCCATCCTGCTGGGCATACAGACGATCGTCGGCGCGGGGGCCCGGCGGTTGCCGCTGGCCTGGCCACTGACGGTGGCGGCGCAACTCCTCGTCACGCTCGTCCTGCTGACCGTGGTGTTCGCCCGGGAGCAGGCGTTCTTCGGCCTGATCCCCGGCCCCGAGACCTTCCAGCAGTTCGGCACGCTGCTGCAGAACGGCGCGGACGACATCGGGCGGTACGCGATCCCCGCGCCGCTGTCCGACGGCATCCGGCTGATGGTGGTCGGCGGCGCCCTGCTGATCGGGCTCGCCGTGGACACCCTCGCGGTGACGTTCCGCAGTGCGGCTCCGGCCGGCCTGCCGCTGCTCGCGCTGTACTCGGTCGCGGCCGGGCTCTCCGACGGCGGTGGCACCTGGGTGTGGTTCCTGCTGGCCGCGGCGGGTTATCTGATGCTGCTCCTGGCCGAGGGCCGGGACCGGCTCTCCCAGTGGGGGCGGGTCTTCGGTGGCGCCCCGCGTGCGCCGGGCGACCTGCCGACCGGCAGTGCGCTCGCCCCTGTTCGCACGGGACGGCGGATCGGCGCGGTCGCGCTGGGCGTGGCTCTGGTGGTGCCTCTGGCGCTGCCCTCGCTCGACGGCGGACTGCTGAGCGCCGCGGGTGGCGGGGTCGGCTCGGGCAGTGGAGGCGGCGGCACGATCTCCGCCGTCAACCCTCTGGTGTCGCTGCGCGACAGCCTGAACGTGGACGAGGACCGCCAGGTCATGTCCGTGCGCAACAGCACGGACGACGCCCAGGACCTGTATCTGCGGATCGTCTCGCTCGACTCCTTCGACGGCACGGCGTGGAAGCCGTCCCAGCGGCACATCCAGGATGTGCCGAACAAGTTCCCGACGCCGCTCGGCCTCAGGGCGGACGTGCGGCGCACCGAGATCACGACGAGCATCTCGGCTGCGGACTGGTACGCCCAGGACTGGCTGCCGATGCCGTACCCCGCGACCGGGGTGAAGATCGACGGCAGCTGGCGCTTCGAGCCGGTGGGCCGCACTCTCGTCGGTGACCACGGCCAGAACACGCGCGGTGCGCGGTACACGGTGACGAGCCTGGACGTGCAGCCGACCGCGCGGCAGCTCGCCGAGGCACCGGAGCCGGACCCCGCGCTGGTGCGTGAGTTCACCCAGGTCCCGGAGTCGTTGCCGGCGATCGTGTCGCGCACCGCGCGCGAGGTCACCGCCGGTTCGGCGAACGCCTACGAGCAGGCGGTCAAGCTCCAGGACTACTTCTCGGTGAGCGGCGGCTTCCGGTACGACACCCAGGTGCAGGTCGGCAGCGGCTCCAACGCGATCGCGCGGTTCCTGAGGGACAAGGAGGGCTTCTGCGTCCACTTCTCCTTCGCGATGGCGTCGATGGCCCGCACGCTGGGCATTCCGGCCCGGGTCGCGGTGGGCTTCGCGCCGGGCACCCCGCAGCCGGACGGCACGGTCTCGGTGGGGTTGCGCGATGCGCACGCCTGGCCCGAGCTGTACTTCGAGGGCGTCGGCTGGACCCGCTTCGAGCCGACCCCCACCCGTGGTTCGGTGCCCGATTACACGCAGTCCCAGGCGCCGAACAGCGACATCCCTAACCCGGATGTGCCTTCGCAGAACGCCTCCGTGGCGCCCTCCGACTCCGCCTCGGCGGGTCAGACCTGCACGGCGGCGCAGCGGCGGCTGGACGGTGGATGCGCGAGCGAGTCCGCGCAGGCCGCGATCGGCCAGAACGGCGACAGCGGCTGGTGGTCTCCCGCACTGGGGTGGACGCTGGCCGCGCTGGCCGTGCTGGCGCTTGTGCTGCTGCCGATGCTGTGGCGGCTGCGGATCCGGGCCGTTCGGCTCGGGGCGCACGGCCGCGGTGACGCCGACGCGACGGTCCACGCGCTGTCGGCCTGGCAGGAACTGACCGACACCGCCTGGGACTTCGGCATCAGTCCGGAGGAGTCCCAGACACCCCGCAAGGCGGCGGCCAGGATCGTACGCCTCGGCCTTCTCGATCCGACGGCGGCGGACGCCGTGCACCGGGTGGCGGACGCCGTGGAACAGGTCCTGTACGCGCCCAGTCCCCGTCCGACGGCGGGTCTCGCGGAGGATGTGCGACGGGTGACCGAGGCGCTGCGCGCCACGGTGGGCCGGGGCACGAAGCTGCGTGCGATGTTCGCCCCGCGTTCGACCGTCCGTGTGGTGTGGGCGCTGTCGGCACGCTGGACGGCGTTCAGCGAGCGGGCGCTGGCGGCCAGGCCGGCCCTGCGCAAGCCGTGGGGTCAGCAGACCTGA
- a CDS encoding methyltransferase yields the protein MSNPTRPRASLRTAVVWEVLQDALERRVKAAGRESLDVLDTGGGSGNFAVPVARLGHRVTVVDPSPNALFALERRAAEAGVADRVRGVQGDAHGLFDVVERGGYDAVLCHGVLEYVDDPAEGVRNVVAALRPEGVLSLLAAGLGGAVLARALAGHFKEAKQALDDPNGRWGESDPVPHRFTAEQLTALVEGAGLRVGAVHGVRIFADLVPGVLVDTEPGALDALLKLEAAAAEQAAFHSVATQLHVLGETPDATGA from the coding sequence GTGTCGAACCCGACTCGCCCCCGCGCCTCTCTCCGGACCGCAGTGGTCTGGGAGGTCCTGCAGGACGCCCTGGAGCGCCGGGTCAAAGCCGCCGGGCGCGAGTCGCTGGATGTCCTCGACACCGGCGGCGGCAGCGGCAACTTCGCCGTGCCCGTCGCCCGCCTCGGCCACCGCGTCACCGTCGTCGACCCGAGCCCCAACGCGCTCTTCGCGCTGGAGCGAAGGGCCGCCGAGGCCGGCGTAGCCGACCGTGTCCGGGGCGTCCAGGGTGACGCGCACGGCCTCTTCGACGTCGTCGAGCGCGGTGGCTACGACGCGGTGCTCTGCCACGGCGTCCTGGAGTACGTGGACGACCCCGCCGAAGGCGTCCGCAACGTGGTGGCCGCCCTGCGCCCCGAGGGCGTCCTCAGCCTGCTCGCCGCCGGACTCGGCGGCGCCGTGCTCGCGCGCGCCCTCGCCGGGCACTTCAAGGAGGCCAAGCAGGCGCTCGACGACCCGAACGGCCGCTGGGGGGAGAGTGACCCCGTGCCCCACCGGTTCACGGCGGAACAGCTCACCGCACTGGTCGAGGGTGCGGGTCTGCGTGTGGGCGCCGTGCACGGCGTACGGATCTTCGCCGACCTGGTGCCGGGCGTCCTCGTGGACACCGAGCCCGGCGCCCTGGACGCGCTGCTGAAGCTGGAGGCCGCGGCGGCCGAGCAGGCCGCGTTCCACTCCGTGGCCACCCAGCTCCATGTGCTCGGCGAGACGCCGGACGCCACTGGGGCCTGA
- a CDS encoding DUF3040 domain-containing protein yields MPLSEHEQRMLEQMERALYAEDPKFATALEGSGLRTYTRRRVYQAVAGFLVGIALLMAGMVAQQIWVSVVGFLVMLGCAVLAVTGWRKAPKPGEQPAAGAAPGAPHGRGQGRQRRSMMDRIEERWQRRRDEQQGGQ; encoded by the coding sequence GTGCCGCTCTCGGAGCACGAGCAGCGAATGCTCGAGCAGATGGAGCGAGCGCTGTACGCCGAAGATCCCAAGTTCGCGACAGCGCTTGAGGGAAGCGGGCTGCGCACGTACACCCGGCGACGGGTCTACCAGGCGGTCGCGGGCTTCCTCGTAGGTATCGCGCTCCTCATGGCCGGAATGGTCGCACAGCAGATTTGGGTCAGCGTGGTGGGGTTCCTCGTCATGCTGGGCTGTGCGGTACTGGCCGTGACAGGTTGGCGCAAGGCTCCCAAGCCGGGTGAACAGCCCGCCGCGGGTGCCGCCCCCGGAGCTCCGCACGGTCGCGGACAGGGTCGGCAGCGGCGCTCCATGATGGACCGCATCGAGGAGCGCTGGCAGCGCCGCCGCGACGAACAGCAGGGTGGCCAGTAG